The following are from one region of the Salvia splendens isolate huo1 chromosome 2, SspV2, whole genome shotgun sequence genome:
- the LOC121775071 gene encoding uncharacterized protein LOC121775071, whose protein sequence is MPIEMSPYRMDMNMNTEVGAAERRMQLQELEELRLDVYDSAMWYKEKTKIWHDKNLRKKELKIGQKVLLFQSRLKLMPGKLRSRWIGPYTIIAIRANGAIELQGGDPDSPSFIVNGHRVKPYREGMEAFVVDDIPLLMPNSLQ, encoded by the coding sequence ATGCCTATTGAAATGTCCCCATACCGAATggatatgaatatgaatactgAGGTTGGAGCTGCAGAAAGGAGAATGCAGTTACAGGAGCTGGAAGAGCTTCGCCTGGACGTCTAtgactctgccatgtggtacaaagaaaagacaaaaatatggcatgatAAGAACCTTCGCAAGAAGGAACTAAAGATAGGCCAGAAAGTTTTGTTGTTTCAATCCAGACTGAAATTGATGCCAGGAAAGCTCAGATCTAGGTGGATAGGTCCTTATACCATTATCGCCATCCGAGCGAATGGAGCAATCGAACTCCAAGGAGGCGATCCTGATTCACCTTCTTTCATAGTGAATGGACACAGGGTTAAACCATACAGAGAAGGAATGGAGGCATTTGTAGTGGACGATATTCCACTACTAATGCCTAACTCTCTCCAGTAG
- the LOC121775087 gene encoding uncharacterized protein LOC121775087, whose translation MGWRIMSIYLSAILLCVSAENKPNSPYEALQQYKFPAGLLPEGVTSYTLNESSGEFSAHLNGSCSFTLENSYELRYEPVMKGLISRGWLKKLSGVSVRVVLLWLDVVEVKRNGESLEFSVGFKSADFPVENFEECPRCGCGFDCGNGDGKVGVLGNWLSS comes from the coding sequence ATGGGTTGGAGAATTATGAGCATCTATCTCTCAGCAATTCTGCTGTGTGTTTCAGCCGAAAACAAGCCCAATTCACCCTACGAAGCTCTGCAGCAGTACAAGTTTCCGGCGGGGCTGCTGCCGGAGGGTGTCACCAGCTACACCCTGAACGAGTCCAGCGGCGAGTTCTCGGCCCATCTCAACGGGTCGTGCAGCTTCACGCTGGAGAACTCGTACGAGCTGCGGTACGAGCCGGTGATGAAGGGGTTGATATCCCGAGGCTGGCTTAAGAAGCTGAGCGGGGTGAGCGTCAGAGTGGTGTTGCTGTGGCTGGATGTGGTCGAGGTCAAGCGCAACGGTGAGAGTCTCGAGTTCTCTGTTGGGTTCAAGTCTGCGGATTTTCCGGTGGAGAATTTCGAGGAGTGCCCCCGGTGTGGGTGCGGTTTCGATTGCGGGAATGGGGATGGGAAAGTAGGAGTGTTGGGAAATTGGTTGTCTTCTTGA